Proteins from one Actinomycetota bacterium genomic window:
- a CDS encoding SteA domain-containing protein, translating into GREGMASTFLVRLKVGSRLVDAKGVNKLYRSRVKFSYLLLIFLAAFVTVIAIVTASPLIRQLLTLLAYKLRLIFGI; encoded by the coding sequence AGGTCGAGAGGGAATGGCCAGTACTTTTTTAGTGCGGCTCAAAGTGGGAAGTAGATTGGTTGATGCTAAAGGTGTGAACAAGCTTTACCGTAGCAGAGTCAAATTTTCCTATTTATTACTCATATTCTTGGCTGCTTTTGTCACCGTCATCGCAATCGTCACAGCTTCACCCCTCATCAGGCAGCTCCTTACCCTGCTTGCCTACAAACTACGTTTAATTTTTGGGATTTAA